AAAACAGCAAAAATATTTGTATTAATAACAGCTAAAGAACGAACGGTTAGCTGTTGATTTGTTGTCCCAGTTTTTAAGACATTCCAATTTACACCTTCATCTGTTGATAAAAATAATCCTCCACCTTCAGTTCCCGCTAAAACATTAGGTCCGCTAATTACGATAGATTGTACACATCCTTTATTTGGACCACCTGTCTGCTGCCATTGGGCATTTGTTGTTAATGTTATAATAATAATGCTAGTTAATAACGTGTATATTTTTTTCATAATTCTTTTTTTTAATATTAAATAAATATACTCTTTTTTACTGTCAAAACAAAATAATTTTGTATTAACAACGTGCCTAACCCTCCTAACAACATTCCTTACCCGCCAAAATGCATTTTAAGTAAAAATTTTTCTGTTTTTAAAAGCGTTATAAATTAAAGCCACTATTTTAAATAGTTTACAATTTGTAATTATTTTAATATTCTTAAGTCATGAAGCAAGTAATATACCTATGTCTTTTTCTTGTTTCAAGGATTTATACAGCAAAAAAGCTCAAAGCTCTTCCCAATGCTTAATAAGTTCTTCATGACTTTCATTTTCATCAGGGAATTTGGCATGGAAAAACTTATCCTCGTTTTCTTTCCAGGGACCTGTTTTGTTTTCAAATATTATAAAATATTCAGAAAGTGCTACAATAGTATGAAATTGTTCTGCTGAAACCCAGACCATCGTTTTTTCCTCAGCATTCATTAAAATTACTTTTAATATTTCACCATTGTTATCAAATAAAATAATTTTCCCTTTGCCCTCAATAGCAAGGAAAGACTCACCTTTTCTGATAGTTTTTCCAACATTTGTTTTAATAAAATGATTGTGAGGTTGTATGTATGTTCCCTTTTTTAGAACATTAATCATTGTATGCAACTCCTCATCATGAGAAGAATGCATTTTTTTTAAAGCACGTTTTCTTGGACTTTTATCAGCTTCCTTTTTCAACAATAACAACGTGTCATTATCTTCTATTGAAAAAGAATAATTCGTTTCCATTTAAAAACATTTCTAGTCCAAAGTTATCAATCCAGTAGATGATTCTACCATATCGCCTACTTTAACATTCACTTTTTGAATTTTACAGTCTTTTGTTGCAAATATTCTATTCTCCATTTTCATTGCTTCAATAATTATAAGCACTTCACCCTTCTTTAATTCATCGCCCTCTTTTACACTTATTTTTATAACCTTTCCTGGCATTGGTGAAGTAATGGTATTGGTATCCTCAACAAAATCTTCTAACCTGAAAACAGAATAATCTTTACTTAATATATCTTTTCGTAACAAATTAAATATATGACTGTGACAACTTAAAAAAGCATTCCCTTTAGTATCTTCAGAAATATATGTGGTGTAAAAGAAATCATCCATATAAAAGGCTAATTTGCCTTCTGCGTTTTCTTTTAAAGTAGCATGATATGTTTTTCCTTCAATATCAAATGTATATTCATCCTTTTTAGGACATTCTATGCCAATATAATATTCCTTCTCAGCAAAT
The nucleotide sequence above comes from Bacteroidia bacterium. Encoded proteins:
- a CDS encoding cupin fold metalloprotein, WbuC family, whose translation is METNYSFSIEDNDTLLLLKKEADKSPRKRALKKMHSSHDEELHTMINVLKKGTYIQPHNHFIKTNVGKTIRKGESFLAIEGKGKIILFDNNGEILKVILMNAEEKTMVWVSAEQFHTIVALSEYFIIFENKTGPWKENEDKFFHAKFPDENESHEELIKHWEEL